The sequence ATCAAGGACTTCAACTCCCAGGTGCGGCGCGTGGGCTCGCGGCCCGTGCTCAGCAGCGGCCAGACGTTCGCCTTGCCGGACCTCGCGTCGATGATCCGCGTGCAACTGGCCCACGACGCGGCCACGAACCGCTTCACCATGCGCATCGACAACGTCTCCGACGACCGGACCACCCTCAGCACCTCCGAGGGCATCAAGCCCGTGCGCATCTCGCCGGGCGTGTGGACCGTGACGGCGGGCAGCGAGCCGTTCTTCACCGAGGGCCAGCCGGACCGGGGCCAGGGCCTGGAGGCCATCGCGGAGGGCGGCGACACCACCGCGCTGCACACCTGGCTCACGCCTCGCAACGGCGTGGCCACGCCGCTGTCACCGGGCGTCTTCGCCGTGCACAACGCCACCGCGCCGCTGTTCACGGAAGGGGCGCAGGACCGGGGTCAGGGCCTGGAGGCGCTCGCGGAGATGGGCGATGATTCGCGTCTGAGCAGCGCCCTCTCCACGACGCCGCCCACGGGCGTGAGCGCGTCAGGCACCTTCAACACGCCGGTGGACGCGTCCGCGCCCGGTCCGCTGCTGCCGGGCCATGCCTATGAATTCACCGTGACCGCGCGCCCGTCAGAGCGGCTGTCCTTCGCCACGATGTTCGGCCAGTCCAACGACTGGGTCTTCGGCACGGACGAGCAGGGCATCGCGCTGTTCGACAAGGACAACATGCCGGTGACGGGCGACCTCACGTCCAAGGTGTACCTGTGGGACGTGGGCACGGAGCTGGACGAGGAGCCCGCCGTGGGCCCGCACCAGGGCGCCCCCGAGTGGACCCTGGACTCGGACAGGACCGTGCGCCGCGTGCCCGGGTCGCGCTACGCCACGCCGCTGTCCCAGCACCTGCGCCTCACCATCACCGAGGCGAACTAGACAGCCGGGCTCAGACGGCCTCGCGCTCCAGGGTGTCCTCGTCGTCCGAGTCCACCGCGGGGCCGTCCTGGAAGGCGCTGGGCAGCAGGCTGAAGGGCAGCACCTTCGCCAGCGCCGCCAGGAGCAGGATGCCGCCCGGCGCGGCGAAGATGGCCAGCGCGGGGATGGCCTTCGCCACGTCGATGAGCTGGGCGCGCATGCGCTGCCGCTCGTCGGCGGTGAGCGTCTGGCGCCGCGCCGCCTTGGTGAGCAGCACCGCCAGGTCGCCCGTCTCGCGCGCCTCCTGCATGAGCCGGTGGTAGTTCTTCTCCAGCGTCTCCTGCATGCCGCCCATGAGCTCCTCGCCCATGGCGCCCGCCGCGTCCGACACGGTGAAGACATCCACCAGCGAGCGGTGCCGCGCGTAGAACTCCGCCATCTCCAATTCCAGACGCCGCAGCTCCGCGTGCGGCACGTGCAGCGCGCCCGCCAGCGTGTCGATGAAGGCCCGCTCCCGCCGCGTGCGCCGGCCGTCCACGAGCGCCGCCAGCAGCGTCTGCTCCAGCAGCAGGTGGCGCATGTCCACGCTGCGCACGCGGCGCACCACGTCCCGCACGTCGCGCTTGCGCTCGAAGGACTGGCGCACCGCGGCCTTCACCTCACCCTCCAGCGCGTGCGGCAGCTTCAGTCCCTCCACCTGCCGGAGGATGGCGCGGCG comes from Corallococcus macrosporus and encodes:
- a CDS encoding spondin domain-containing protein gives rise to the protein MSIRSFRGSAACAALGLLTLSACGSGDDTDPSSRRFRVRIENVAPFQQLKSGRFDTKVSGTSPGPLAPGDTYEFSFTAGRNHRLSFATMFGQSNDWFFGTEPQGIPLYSADGQPLTGNITSRVILWDAGTEVDEEPAVGAHTGPKQGTSTDGPGIKDFNSQVRRVGSRPVLSSGQTFALPDLASMIRVQLAHDAATNRFTMRIDNVSDDRTTLSTSEGIKPVRISPGVWTVTAGSEPFFTEGQPDRGQGLEAIAEGGDTTALHTWLTPRNGVATPLSPGVFAVHNATAPLFTEGAQDRGQGLEALAEMGDDSRLSSALSTTPPTGVSASGTFNTPVDASAPGPLLPGHAYEFTVTARPSERLSFATMFGQSNDWVFGTDEQGIALFDKDNMPVTGDLTSKVYLWDVGTELDEEPAVGPHQGAPEWTLDSDRTVRRVPGSRYATPLSQHLRLTITEAN
- a CDS encoding TerB family tellurite resistance protein translates to MATLLADVVAAHAQAPTPVPSPPLLDASSGRARGRAFLRRTLRASGLVYGTPVPLPSPVDGGEPADVPARALEDELFHAVVRTLARMALDLARVMDAPQGPRVEQLLVLFAVLAGELDLALALDARLAAGLPVPRRMVGRVEDALDKRAPSLAGDPVYGLVLHNGAQYADAQLFCRQAIDLFASGRLSRAGAERRRDFAARQKALLVDVLTALACVDREPSQPARRAILRQVEGLKLPHALEGEVKAAVRQSFERKRDVRDVVRRVRSVDMRHLLLEQTLLAALVDGRRTRRERAFIDTLAGALHVPHAELRRLELEMAEFYARHRSLVDVFTVSDAAGAMGEELMGGMQETLEKNYHRLMQEARETGDLAVLLTKAARRQTLTADERQRMRAQLIDVAKAIPALAIFAAPGGILLLAALAKVLPFSLLPSAFQDGPAVDSDDEDTLEREAV